The following proteins are co-located in the Frigidibacter mobilis genome:
- a CDS encoding recombinase family protein has protein sequence MKVALYARYSSDNQRDASIADQLRMCRLRAEKEGWTVVEEYTDHAISGASMILRPGVQALISDSLRGRFDMIMAEAMDRLSRDQEDIAGIFKRMTYADVKMFTLSEGEITHLHVGLKGTMNALFLKDLADKTRRGLRGRVEDGKSGGGLCYGYDVVKKFDDRGEAIRGDRTINETEAGIVRRIFAGYLDGKSSRTIAMSLNHEGVAGPQGSEWGPSTIHGNPKRGTGILNNELYIGKLVWNRLRYIKDPDTGRRVSRLNPESEWVVHEVPELRLIDQNIWDAVKARQSRLAYDVVETSPNPLNDRRRPKHLFAGLVKCGCCGGGYTMISKDLLGCATARNKGTCNNRLNIRRDALEASILNGLRKHLMDPALFKEFCTEFTREVNRLRIERGADLEGWKRELERTDRELDKIVDAILEGFPPAKLKDKAEKLEARKAELAEKLANADEPPPLLHPNMAALYAQRIGQLYENLQDVDGRGRAAETFRSLVDQITLMPDNGELAIVLRGDLGAILRFAAGKKNPDFLAEAEALDNLLSPGSLVAGVGFEPTTFRL, from the coding sequence ATGAAGGTCGCGCTCTACGCCCGCTACTCCTCCGACAACCAGCGCGACGCGTCGATCGCCGATCAACTGCGTATGTGTCGCCTGCGCGCCGAAAAGGAAGGCTGGACCGTCGTCGAGGAATACACCGATCACGCCATCTCCGGCGCCAGCATGATCCTTCGACCGGGCGTCCAGGCCCTGATCTCCGATTCCCTGCGCGGCCGTTTCGACATGATCATGGCCGAGGCCATGGACCGGCTATCGCGCGACCAGGAGGATATCGCCGGCATCTTCAAGCGCATGACCTATGCCGATGTGAAGATGTTCACCCTGTCCGAGGGCGAGATCACCCATCTGCATGTCGGGTTGAAGGGCACGATGAACGCGCTGTTCCTGAAGGATCTGGCCGACAAGACCCGTCGTGGGCTGCGCGGCCGCGTCGAGGATGGCAAATCCGGCGGCGGTCTCTGCTACGGTTATGACGTGGTGAAGAAGTTCGATGATCGTGGGGAAGCCATCCGGGGCGATCGGACCATCAACGAGACCGAGGCCGGGATCGTGCGACGCATCTTCGCCGGTTATCTTGACGGAAAGTCCTCGCGCACGATCGCCATGTCGCTGAACCACGAAGGCGTGGCAGGGCCGCAGGGCAGTGAATGGGGGCCATCGACGATTCACGGCAACCCGAAGCGCGGCACCGGCATCCTGAACAACGAGCTTTACATCGGAAAGCTTGTGTGGAACCGGCTACGCTATATCAAGGATCCCGACACTGGCCGGCGCGTATCCCGCCTGAACCCGGAAAGCGAATGGGTCGTCCATGAGGTGCCCGAGTTGCGGCTCATAGACCAAAACATCTGGGATGCGGTCAAGGCGAGGCAGAGCCGCCTTGCCTACGATGTGGTCGAAACCAGTCCAAACCCCCTGAATGACCGGCGTCGTCCGAAGCACCTCTTTGCCGGCCTCGTCAAATGCGGCTGCTGCGGTGGCGGCTATACGATGATCTCGAAGGATCTGCTCGGCTGCGCGACGGCGCGCAACAAGGGCACCTGCAACAACCGGCTCAACATCCGGCGCGACGCGCTGGAAGCCTCGATCCTCAACGGGCTACGCAAGCACCTGATGGATCCCGCGCTGTTCAAGGAGTTCTGTACCGAGTTCACCAGGGAGGTGAATCGACTGCGCATCGAGCGCGGCGCCGATCTGGAGGGTTGGAAACGGGAACTGGAACGCACAGACCGGGAACTCGACAAAATCGTGGACGCTATCCTCGAAGGCTTCCCTCCAGCAAAGCTGAAGGACAAGGCCGAGAAGCTGGAAGCCCGGAAGGCTGAACTGGCTGAGAAGCTGGCCAATGCCGATGAGCCCCCTCCGCTGCTGCATCCGAACATGGCGGCACTCTATGCGCAGCGGATCGGGCAGCTCTATGAGAATCTGCAAGACGTAGACGGCCGCGGCCGCGCGGCTGAAACCTTCCGCTCGCTGGTCGATCAGATCACGCTCATGCCGGATAATGGCGAGTTGGCGATTGTGCTGCGCGGCGACCTCGGCGCGATCCTGCGCTTTGCGGCGGGCAAGAAAAATCCCGACTTCCTTGCGGAGGCCGAGGCTTTGGACAACCTGCTATCGCCGGGATCGTTGGTTGCGGGAGTAGGATTTGAACCTACGACCTTCAGGTTATGA
- a CDS encoding SOS response-associated peptidase produces MPELLAYDGRKIGEAGLCNLYNLTTNQQAIRDFVAPTHDSIGNLEPILDVYPDRPAPVVRKTDGGLELARLTWGMPTPVEHLKTPDAPDTGVTNVRKTWIRHWQQWLGVEHRCVVPATAFSEYGQAPDPVTKRKPLYWFALGQTQPLFFFAGIWIRWEGTRGSNRTPRPGKHELFAFLTTGANEVVKPIHPKAMPVILTRSDEVEVWLTADWREAKALQRPLPADLLEGIEKPAAPTG; encoded by the coding sequence TTGCCGGAACTTCTGGCGTATGATGGCCGCAAAATCGGAGAAGCGGGTTTGTGCAATCTCTACAATCTGACCACCAACCAGCAGGCGATCCGGGATTTCGTGGCGCCCACCCACGACAGTATCGGCAATCTGGAACCGATCCTCGACGTCTATCCCGACCGGCCCGCGCCGGTCGTGCGCAAAACCGATGGCGGGTTGGAGCTTGCTCGCCTTACATGGGGAATGCCAACGCCGGTCGAGCATCTGAAGACCCCGGACGCGCCCGACACCGGCGTGACCAATGTTCGCAAGACCTGGATACGGCACTGGCAGCAGTGGCTCGGGGTTGAGCACCGTTGCGTGGTCCCGGCGACGGCCTTCTCGGAATACGGGCAGGCGCCTGATCCGGTAACAAAGCGCAAGCCGCTCTACTGGTTTGCGCTCGGCCAAACGCAACCGCTGTTCTTCTTCGCCGGGATCTGGATCCGATGGGAAGGGACGCGCGGCTCGAACCGTACGCCCAGACCGGGCAAACATGAGCTCTTCGCCTTCCTCACCACCGGTGCCAACGAGGTGGTGAAGCCGATCCATCCGAAAGCCATGCCTGTGATCCTGACCAGATCCGACGAGGTGGAGGTCTGGCTGACGGCCGACTGGCGCGAGGCGAAGGCCCTGCAACGACCTTTGCCCGCCGACCTGCTTGAAGGCATCGAAAAACCGGCAGCTCCGACAGGTTGA
- a CDS encoding ATP-dependent nuclease: MAIQATVKPRRIGQRRRAYNEFEWEALPKVSAVDRASIQVVYVPALRNAADRVTELLKGRLWRAALWSADLGARAIEGAELIQNQFDQEAPASFIIERLTHRWQQVYEGDTDTLPNLRLIESRIEELVRRAEFVFYPDEAGRSRALSDLSDGQRSLFHIALTAATLETEQDALELVAAESPFDQEKLRRTHLTILAIEEPENSLSPFFLSRIVTQAREIGQMSTAQAIISSHSASILSRIEADEVRYFRLDRHTRRACVRMLTLPEDDGAASAYVRLAVRSYPELYFARFVILAEGDSERIVLPRLAEARGVPLDPSFVPVVPLGGRYVSHFWRLLTDLGIPHATLLDFDLGRAHGGANMIRTAFAALEDVDRDLTANPLVVDGTISLDDLEDLADHDVLEAWEENDWLQALSHEAVYFSDPIDLDFAMLKAFPAAYQRPNPGGRGPRMTPEAIAEKKRVVLKTNGNPDIYDGDGWDNSFAWYPYLFLSRSKPETHLAALSRITRRNLARRAPLNCAPSSIMSKGFCFPSRMKNDASLAGRLAAKGR; encoded by the coding sequence ATGGCGATACAAGCAACCGTCAAGCCTCGCCGCATAGGGCAACGTCGTCGCGCTTACAACGAATTTGAATGGGAGGCGCTTCCGAAAGTCTCCGCTGTGGATCGTGCGAGTATTCAGGTTGTCTACGTTCCTGCCCTTCGCAACGCCGCTGACCGTGTCACCGAGCTTCTGAAGGGCCGACTGTGGCGAGCGGCGCTCTGGTCGGCTGATCTTGGCGCCCGTGCTATCGAAGGGGCCGAGCTTATCCAGAACCAGTTCGACCAAGAGGCCCCTGCAAGCTTTATCATTGAGCGTCTGACGCACAGGTGGCAGCAGGTCTACGAAGGCGACACGGACACGCTCCCCAATCTGCGTCTCATCGAGAGCAGGATCGAAGAGCTTGTGCGGCGGGCGGAGTTCGTATTCTACCCAGACGAGGCTGGTCGAAGTCGAGCCCTTTCCGACCTCAGCGACGGTCAGCGCTCGCTCTTTCACATCGCTCTGACAGCTGCGACGCTGGAAACTGAGCAGGATGCACTTGAACTCGTTGCGGCAGAAAGCCCATTCGATCAGGAAAAGCTGCGGCGCACGCATCTAACCATTCTCGCAATTGAGGAACCTGAGAACAGCCTTTCCCCGTTCTTCCTATCCCGGATCGTGACACAGGCGCGGGAGATCGGCCAAATGAGTACGGCGCAGGCAATTATTTCAAGCCATAGCGCAAGCATCCTCTCCCGCATCGAAGCAGACGAAGTCCGCTACTTCCGGCTCGACCGGCATACGCGCCGCGCATGCGTCAGGATGCTGACTTTGCCTGAAGACGACGGCGCAGCCAGTGCATATGTGCGCCTTGCTGTCCGCTCTTACCCGGAGCTCTATTTCGCGCGATTCGTGATTTTGGCTGAGGGGGACTCCGAGCGGATCGTTCTGCCCAGGCTGGCCGAAGCAAGGGGCGTGCCGCTTGATCCGTCCTTTGTGCCGGTCGTTCCCTTGGGCGGGCGCTATGTCTCACACTTCTGGCGATTGCTCACCGATCTCGGCATTCCCCACGCCACGCTGCTGGATTTCGATCTTGGCCGCGCCCATGGCGGAGCCAACATGATCCGAACGGCGTTCGCGGCTCTCGAAGACGTAGACCGCGACCTAACTGCAAATCCCCTCGTCGTTGATGGCACGATCAGTCTCGATGATCTCGAAGATCTAGCCGATCATGATGTATTGGAGGCCTGGGAGGAAAATGACTGGCTTCAGGCCCTCAGCCATGAAGCTGTCTACTTTTCCGACCCTATTGACCTAGATTTCGCGATGTTGAAGGCGTTCCCGGCCGCATACCAGCGCCCAAATCCGGGTGGCCGCGGCCCCAGGATGACACCGGAGGCGATTGCAGAGAAAAAGAGGGTCGTTCTCAAGACCAACGGGAACCCCGACATCTACGACGGCGATGGCTGGGACAATAGCTTCGCTTGGTATCCCTATCTTTTTCTCAGCCGCAGCAAACCGGAAACCCATCTCGCCGCACTGAGCAGGATCACTCGTCGAAACCTCGCCCGCCGCGCCCCCCTGAACTGTGCGCCCTCATCGATCATGTCAAAGGGGTTCTGTTTCCCGAGCCGGATGAAGAATGATGCCAGTCTTGCCGGTAGACTGGCGGCCAAAGGGCGTTGA
- a CDS encoding ATP-dependent nuclease yields MATKTCGIACFSQPTLTVPKDSLQWSLPMKIESIAVRNFRCFGAEWMEISLQEQVTAFVGGNGSGKTALFQALSRLFGVTRADRSVTKKDFHIAQDEEELPNGRALEIECLLGFPELDEEEDEDASAIPDFFNHMAASGPDEPLKVRMRLVARWIEDGTPDGTVEEDIRWITTLGNEL; encoded by the coding sequence GTGGCGACAAAAACTTGTGGTATAGCCTGTTTTTCACAACCGACCTTGACCGTGCCGAAAGATTCTTTGCAGTGGAGCCTGCCCATGAAGATAGAGAGTATTGCCGTTCGCAATTTTCGCTGCTTCGGTGCCGAATGGATGGAAATCAGCCTGCAAGAGCAGGTCACGGCCTTCGTCGGAGGGAACGGCTCAGGCAAGACGGCGCTCTTTCAAGCGCTTTCCCGTCTCTTTGGAGTGACGAGGGCCGACAGGTCTGTCACAAAAAAAGACTTCCATATCGCGCAGGATGAAGAGGAGCTGCCGAACGGGCGGGCTCTGGAGATCGAGTGTCTGCTCGGCTTCCCAGAACTCGACGAAGAAGAGGACGAAGACGCTTCTGCCATCCCCGACTTTTTCAATCACATGGCTGCCTCTGGCCCTGATGAACCGCTAAAGGTGCGCATGCGGCTCGTAGCCAGGTGGATCGAAGACGGCACGCCGGACGGAACCGTCGAAGAGGACATCAGATGGATCACGACCCTCGGTAACGAATTGTAA
- the dinB gene encoding DNA polymerase IV: protein MSGSGEQIREAGEPRGKIRKIIHVDMDAFYASVEQRDNPELRGKPVAVGGSAARGVVAAASYEARVYGVRSAMPSVTAKRRCPELIFVKPRFEVYRAVSAQIREVFAEHTDLIEPLSLDEAYLDVTENKQGIAIATEAAEIIRRRIKEVTGLNASAGISYCKFLAKMASDLKKPNGQAVITPSRGPEFVAALPVKKFHGVGPATAAKMERLGILTGADLRDKSPEFLHAHFGKSGDWYYHISRGIDHRPVEPHRERKSIGAEDTFSEDIFDVEPARREIDALASKVWRSCEAKALTGRTVTIKVKYADFQQITRGRTVERGMRGAGELSAIANALLEPLFPVEKGVRLLGVTLSSLEADKDDDAARQLSLGLPDL from the coding sequence ATGTCGGGATCGGGAGAGCAGATCAGGGAGGCAGGCGAGCCGCGCGGAAAGATCCGCAAGATCATCCATGTCGATATGGATGCGTTCTATGCCTCAGTCGAGCAGCGCGACAATCCCGAATTGCGGGGCAAGCCGGTCGCGGTCGGCGGATCCGCCGCGCGCGGCGTGGTGGCCGCCGCCAGCTATGAGGCCCGAGTCTACGGCGTCCGGTCGGCCATGCCCTCGGTCACGGCGAAGCGCCGCTGTCCCGAATTGATCTTCGTGAAACCGCGCTTCGAGGTCTATCGGGCGGTGTCGGCACAGATCCGGGAGGTCTTTGCCGAGCATACCGATCTGATCGAGCCCCTTTCGCTTGACGAGGCCTATCTCGACGTGACCGAGAACAAGCAGGGCATCGCCATCGCGACGGAGGCGGCGGAGATCATTCGTCGCCGGATCAAGGAGGTCACCGGGCTCAATGCCTCGGCCGGGATCAGCTATTGCAAGTTCCTCGCCAAGATGGCGAGTGATCTGAAGAAACCCAACGGGCAGGCGGTCATTACCCCGTCGCGGGGGCCTGAGTTCGTGGCCGCGCTGCCGGTGAAGAAGTTTCACGGCGTCGGACCCGCGACGGCGGCGAAGATGGAGCGGCTGGGCATCCTGACCGGGGCTGACCTGCGCGACAAATCACCTGAGTTCCTGCACGCGCATTTCGGGAAGTCGGGCGACTGGTACTACCACATTTCGCGCGGGATCGACCATCGCCCGGTGGAGCCGCATCGGGAACGGAAGTCGATCGGCGCGGAGGACACCTTCTCCGAGGATATTTTCGACGTGGAACCCGCAAGACGAGAGATCGACGCACTGGCGTCCAAGGTCTGGCGAAGCTGCGAAGCCAAGGCGCTGACCGGACGTACGGTTACGATCAAGGTCAAATACGCCGATTTCCAGCAAATCACCCGCGGCCGAACGGTCGAGCGCGGCATGCGCGGAGCCGGGGAACTCTCGGCGATTGCGAACGCGCTACTGGAACCGCTGTTCCCGGTCGAAAAGGGTGTGCGGCTTCTTGGCGTGACGCTCTCCTCGCTGGAAGCGGACAAGGACGATGATGCTGCCCGGCAACTCAGCCTCGGCCTGCCGGACCTGTGA
- a CDS encoding tyrosine-type recombinase/integrase: MANRLRLNEKSVREAEPVTGRDYQIFDTEVRGFAICIYRSGSRAFTIDYRHAGRQRRMTIGRWPEWSTTAARERAKELRREIDAGGDPLGQKETSRDAPRVKDLIERYTEVHLPHLSAHNSSDQKSMLAKMVAPDWGNKLVTEITPYDVEKLLNKVAAGRARPSKAKPNNRARKLQGPKPTPVRANRTGEVLRKMFTYAVSWGWREDNPASGFRRRIENPRERFLSQEEIRKLAEALDAAEDRRAADIIRLCMLTGARVGEVRQARFEHFNLEHLTWSKPASMTKQRKVHRLPISDEAAAIVRQRQLLVPRGCPLLFPGDVPGQPVKEIRRFWAGIQKTVGIPDVRIHDLRHTFASLLVSGGASLEMIGKLLGHSQMQTTQRYAHLMDSPLRAGVDAVASAFRPRPKLVHDAEEVRSSA, from the coding sequence ATGGCCAACAGACTGCGTTTGAACGAAAAATCCGTCCGCGAGGCCGAGCCGGTGACGGGGCGGGACTATCAGATCTTCGACACAGAGGTGCGGGGCTTTGCCATCTGCATCTATCGATCCGGCAGCCGGGCCTTCACCATCGACTACCGCCACGCCGGGCGGCAGCGGCGGATGACGATCGGGCGCTGGCCTGAATGGTCGACGACGGCGGCGCGGGAGCGGGCGAAGGAGCTGCGGCGTGAGATCGATGCCGGGGGCGATCCACTCGGCCAGAAGGAAACCAGCCGCGATGCGCCGCGGGTCAAGGATCTGATCGAGCGCTACACCGAGGTGCATTTGCCGCACCTCTCCGCTCACAACTCCTCGGACCAGAAGTCGATGCTGGCGAAGATGGTGGCGCCGGACTGGGGCAACAAGCTGGTGACCGAGATCACCCCCTACGACGTGGAGAAGCTGCTGAACAAGGTGGCGGCGGGAAGGGCCCGGCCCTCCAAGGCCAAGCCGAACAACCGGGCGCGCAAGCTGCAGGGGCCAAAGCCGACGCCAGTGCGCGCCAACCGCACTGGCGAGGTGCTGCGCAAGATGTTCACCTATGCCGTCAGCTGGGGCTGGCGCGAGGACAATCCGGCCTCGGGCTTCCGGCGCCGGATCGAGAACCCGCGCGAGCGGTTCCTGTCCCAGGAGGAGATCCGCAAGCTGGCCGAGGCACTGGACGCGGCCGAGGATCGGCGGGCGGCGGACATCATCCGGCTCTGCATGCTGACCGGAGCCCGGGTGGGCGAGGTGCGCCAGGCGCGGTTCGAGCACTTCAACCTTGAGCACCTTACTTGGTCAAAGCCCGCCAGCATGACCAAGCAGCGCAAGGTCCATCGCCTGCCGATCTCCGACGAGGCGGCGGCGATCGTGCGCCAGCGCCAGCTGCTGGTGCCGCGCGGCTGCCCGCTGCTGTTTCCCGGGGATGTGCCTGGCCAGCCGGTGAAGGAGATCCGTAGGTTCTGGGCGGGGATCCAGAAGACGGTCGGCATTCCGGACGTGCGGATCCACGACCTGCGTCACACCTTCGCCTCGCTGCTGGTCAGCGGCGGCGCCTCGCTGGAGATGATCGGCAAACTGCTCGGCCACAGCCAGATGCAGACCACGCAGCGCTATGCGCATCTCATGGACTCGCCGCTGCGCGCCGGCGTCGATGCGGTGGCCAGCGCCTTCCGGCCGCGGCCGAAGCTGGTGCATGATGCCGAGGAGGTGCGGTCGTCGGCCTGA
- a CDS encoding ImuA family protein has product MPGGGLALGCLHEVAGGGNGAVDGAAAACFVAGIAARTQGKVLWCVAQQDLFAPGLEQAGLPPDRVIHVEAGDDKSTLACMEEGLRHGGLGAVVADIARLPMTASRRLHLAAKESGTIGLALRRWRRQAEASDFGQPTAAMTRWRISALPSRPLPVPGVGRARWLVELIRARAGESLDIQLEACDGSGHLGLPADMADRPATAEGRRHSAAG; this is encoded by the coding sequence TTGCCCGGTGGTGGACTGGCTCTTGGCTGCCTGCATGAGGTTGCGGGCGGCGGCAACGGCGCGGTGGACGGCGCGGCGGCGGCCTGTTTCGTGGCCGGGATCGCCGCGCGGACCCAAGGCAAGGTACTGTGGTGCGTCGCGCAGCAGGATCTGTTCGCGCCGGGCCTGGAACAGGCCGGCCTGCCGCCCGATCGCGTCATCCATGTCGAGGCCGGCGATGACAAGTCGACTCTCGCCTGCATGGAGGAGGGCTTGCGGCACGGTGGGCTGGGCGCGGTGGTCGCCGATATTGCCCGGCTGCCGATGACCGCCTCGCGGCGGCTGCACCTGGCCGCCAAGGAAAGCGGCACCATCGGCCTCGCCCTGCGCCGCTGGCGGCGCCAGGCCGAGGCCAGCGACTTCGGCCAGCCGACGGCAGCGATGACCCGCTGGCGGATCTCGGCTCTGCCGTCCCGGCCCTTGCCAGTGCCCGGCGTCGGTCGCGCGCGCTGGCTGGTTGAACTGATCCGGGCGCGGGCGGGAGAATCCCTCGATATCCAACTGGAGGCGTGCGATGGCTCGGGTCATCTCGGTCTTCCTGCCGACATGGCCGACAGACCGGCTACGGCGGAAGGCCGGCGACACAGCGCCGCCGGTTGA
- a CDS encoding 3'-5' exonuclease — protein MDNAFDEFTEDFNAVRHALLRNWRSHEALVAVQHVIAQQIDPDVEEVEARGHLAVEGDTAAIWRFDSREQEAEQIARWIRSEVDEGRIAPHDVAILVRMRANNVEDELAPVFRDNGLTLRNLARNVGEIAIQDLLAEPLTEVLLPLLRLGAGGRDPVAWNATQERLQTLTGTNSEDEVGQERVQREIGEFSRNLRQSMRDEPPDLVVADRLFTQALDFAGVQRLRQAYPEYRRDADFQRVRDGFQILLRECVENAADWRGVLDHFEGKDQVPLMTIHKSKGLEFHTMIFFGLDAQTWWSLSPDRGEELNSFFVAFTRAMQRAFFAYCSERGNAVDWLEQLLLPAGVEQIDGANIVADR, from the coding sequence ATGGATAATGCGTTCGACGAATTTACTGAGGACTTCAACGCCGTTCGCCATGCGCTTCTTAGGAATTGGAGATCTCACGAGGCGCTTGTTGCCGTTCAGCACGTCATCGCACAGCAGATCGACCCCGATGTCGAGGAGGTTGAAGCGCGTGGCCATTTGGCGGTCGAAGGCGATACAGCGGCCATCTGGCGGTTCGACAGCCGCGAGCAGGAAGCCGAGCAGATAGCGCGATGGATCCGGAGCGAAGTCGATGAGGGACGCATTGCACCACACGACGTTGCCATCCTTGTGCGCATGCGGGCAAACAACGTTGAAGACGAACTTGCGCCTGTGTTCCGTGATAACGGCCTGACGCTGCGAAATCTTGCCAGAAACGTCGGCGAAATCGCCATCCAGGACTTGTTAGCGGAGCCCCTGACCGAAGTTCTCCTTCCTCTCTTGCGGCTAGGGGCAGGCGGGCGCGACCCCGTTGCCTGGAACGCGACGCAGGAACGCCTGCAAACGTTGACGGGCACTAATTCCGAAGATGAGGTCGGGCAAGAGCGCGTTCAGCGCGAGATCGGAGAGTTCTCCAGGAACCTTCGACAGTCGATGCGTGACGAGCCACCTGATCTGGTAGTGGCGGACCGGCTGTTCACGCAGGCTCTCGACTTCGCCGGGGTGCAGCGACTGCGTCAGGCCTACCCCGAATATCGCCGTGACGCTGATTTTCAGCGCGTGCGTGACGGCTTTCAGATTCTTTTACGAGAATGCGTTGAGAATGCAGCAGACTGGCGCGGCGTTCTTGACCACTTCGAAGGCAAGGATCAGGTCCCACTCATGACCATCCATAAGAGCAAGGGCCTCGAATTTCACACCATGATATTCTTCGGTCTCGATGCCCAGACATGGTGGAGCCTGTCGCCGGATCGCGGTGAAGAGCTAAATTCTTTCTTCGTCGCCTTTACCCGAGCGATGCAGCGGGCGTTCTTCGCTTACTGCTCCGAGCGGGGTAATGCTGTCGACTGGCTGGAACAACTTCTACTGCCTGCAGGCGTGGAGCAAATCGACGGAGCCAATATTGTTGCTGACAGGTAA
- the tnpA gene encoding IS66-like element accessory protein TnpA has product MGVHLDGSTVFEVSRLDVIEGPSGRRRRNKAERARIAAESMMPGVTVAEVARRHGTTRWQIYDWRKQLRKGNLVVPGNVAVLPVFAELVVDDNSAEAPAAVTGPDLETGPDLEIVVGDVVIRAGAGADEGQLTRAIRAARAAAS; this is encoded by the coding sequence ATGGGCGTCCATTTGGACGGCTCGACGGTTTTTGAGGTTTCCCGGCTGGACGTGATCGAGGGTCCGAGCGGGCGGCGTCGGCGCAACAAGGCGGAGCGGGCGCGGATCGCGGCGGAGAGCATGATGCCCGGGGTGACGGTCGCCGAGGTTGCGCGCCGGCACGGCACGACCCGCTGGCAGATCTACGATTGGCGCAAGCAGCTTCGCAAAGGCAATCTCGTGGTGCCCGGGAACGTGGCAGTCTTGCCGGTCTTCGCGGAATTGGTGGTCGATGACAATTCGGCCGAGGCACCGGCGGCTGTCACGGGGCCCGATCTCGAAACGGGGCCCGATCTCGAAATTGTCGTCGGTGATGTCGTGATCCGTGCTGGCGCTGGTGCCGATGAGGGCCAGTTGACGCGAGCGATCCGGGCGGCACGGGCTGCGGCATCGTGA
- a CDS encoding Y-family DNA polymerase: MARVISVFLPTWPTDRLRRKAGDTAPPVEAPLVIAGRDRNRRIVTAADATAQALGLRVGMPVTKAQALVPGLVIEPADPKADAESLERLALWVLQRIAPIAAVDPPDGIVIDSTGADHLHRGEAAMLDALIGRLTLSGVSARAAIADTWGAAHALARYRADPVLIAMPGDSSDMLAPLPLEALRLSPAIPAGLRDLGFARIGDLIGQPRAPLTLRFGPELCRRLDQALGTSAEPVDPLRPEDMIEARRSFAEPIAAAETIARYIGKLVATLCEALASRGLGARRLDLLCHRIDNRIETVRIGLAQPVRDPQRLTRLLCDKIETIDPGLGIEVMTLTATLAEPMTERQAASSLIEAPETDLSGLIDTLANRVGARAIYRFAPVASDVPERSVCRIPALAEDTGAGWPDHWPRPSRLLPRPEPIETMALLPDHPPNWISWRGVRRRVRRADGPERVFGEWWKRDAELVAVRDYFCIEDDAGQRFWIFRAGDGEDGATGSHRWFLHGVFG; encoded by the coding sequence ATGGCTCGGGTCATCTCGGTCTTCCTGCCGACATGGCCGACAGACCGGCTACGGCGGAAGGCCGGCGACACAGCGCCGCCGGTTGAGGCGCCGCTCGTCATTGCAGGACGTGATCGCAACCGCCGCATCGTGACGGCGGCCGACGCGACTGCACAGGCGCTCGGCCTGCGGGTCGGCATGCCCGTCACCAAGGCGCAGGCGCTGGTGCCGGGACTGGTGATTGAACCCGCCGATCCGAAGGCAGATGCCGAAAGCCTTGAACGCCTCGCGCTCTGGGTCTTGCAACGGATCGCGCCGATTGCGGCGGTCGATCCGCCGGACGGGATCGTGATCGACTCGACCGGCGCGGATCATCTGCATCGCGGTGAAGCGGCGATGCTCGATGCGCTGATCGGGCGGCTCACCTTGTCGGGTGTGTCTGCACGGGCCGCCATTGCCGATACCTGGGGCGCGGCCCATGCGCTGGCGCGTTATAGGGCCGATCCGGTGCTGATCGCCATGCCGGGGGACAGCAGCGACATGCTCGCGCCGTTGCCGCTGGAGGCCCTGCGGCTATCGCCCGCGATCCCGGCTGGCCTGCGCGATCTGGGCTTCGCCCGGATCGGCGATCTGATCGGCCAGCCCCGCGCGCCCCTGACGCTGCGCTTCGGGCCGGAACTGTGCCGTCGGCTGGATCAGGCCCTGGGCACTAGCGCCGAACCCGTTGATCCGCTGCGCCCCGAGGACATGATCGAGGCCCGGCGCAGCTTTGCCGAACCCATCGCCGCCGCTGAAACCATCGCCCGCTACATCGGCAAACTGGTCGCAACGCTCTGCGAGGCGCTGGCATCCCGCGGCCTTGGCGCGCGCCGCCTCGACCTGCTTTGCCACCGGATCGACAACCGGATCGAGACCGTCCGCATCGGTCTGGCCCAGCCGGTGCGCGACCCTCAGCGCCTGACCCGGCTGCTCTGCGACAAGATCGAGACCATCGACCCCGGTCTCGGCATCGAGGTCATGACGCTGACGGCCACGCTGGCGGAACCCATGACCGAACGCCAGGCAGCCAGCAGTCTGATCGAGGCGCCCGAGACGGACTTGTCCGGCCTGATCGACACGCTCGCCAACCGGGTCGGCGCACGCGCGATCTATCGCTTCGCGCCGGTGGCCAGCGATGTGCCCGAGCGATCTGTTTGCCGCATTCCGGCCCTGGCCGAGGACACCGGCGCGGGCTGGCCCGATCACTGGCCGCGCCCCTCGCGGCTGTTGCCCCGTCCCGAGCCGATCGAGACCATGGCGCTGCTGCCGGACCACCCGCCGAACTGGATCTCATGGCGCGGCGTGCGGCGGCGGGTGCGCCGGGCCGATGGCCCCGAGCGGGTCTTCGGGGAATGGTGGAAACGCGATGCCGAGCTGGTCGCGGTGCGGGATTATTTCTGCATCGAGGATGACGCCGGCCAGCGCTTCTGGATCTTCCGCGCCGGCGATGGCGAGGACGGCGCCACCGGATCGCATCGCTGGTTCCTGCACGGGGTCTTCGGATGA